The window TGTGCAAAGTATGCacactctttttttcttttaccaaTATTGTTCTCTATGCCATTTTTTGGGGGCAAGAATAGCTTGTTCAGGCTATTATCAGCTTTGTTTTCGCTTCTATTCAGGCAATTCAAGTATGAAACAAGTTGAAAGAGGCAAAGCTTATCTTTTATAAAACttactttttaatttctttgattaatTTCTCAACTTGTATTTTACTATCTGAGTATGCCTGGACATCCTAGTCTTGATATTTTTGCTATTGGATTATAtccaagaaaccatgaattcatGAAAAATAATGCAGGGGATACTACAAATGTAGCAGCATAAGGGGCTGCCCTGCAAGGAAACAAGTTGAAAGGTGCTTGGAAGACCCGTCTATGCTCATTGTCACTTATGAGGGGGAGCACAACCATGCCGGGTTGCTTACCCAGTCTGCTCAGACATAGAGGCCTGGTGGATTTCATCAAGATCAACCTCTCTGATGATCATCTTGTGTACCATTGCACTTTCTGCGTGATTACACTACCGCCTCCTTAAGCGGTTGACGATGAGCCAGCATCTTTCAGTGAGATGGGAGTTACAAGCAGATTTCCCCGAAGTTCCATGTATAAATGTTACTTAAGCAATACTCAAGAAACGAGAAAGCATGTAATCTGGAAAAGGCCTGAATCTGTCTGATTTGAATAATTATGTGTTCAAAGTAGAAttgaagaaacaaagaaaacttGTAAAGTCAAAGGTGGGCATTTTGCAGGCTTGGAACTTTGTTGCTACAATTCACTTCATTCCATCCTGTCCACTTGGTAGTCCTTCAGTATGGATCATCATGGCATAGCTTGCCTACATGTTGTCCACCAGACCTCTGATATAACCAAGGATAGGTTCTATTTCGGTACTTGTGATTTCTATGTCTAGTGGTCCATGTCTATGATGAAGTGCTTAGTATGCACTCCTGAAACTTCCATGAGATCTCTTTTAATGTTGTTCCTTGGGATGATATGTCTTTCTTGTGTTAGAGCTCTTTATCAGTaccatgaacatgattcttatctGTGAATCTTCTTCCAGTCTTTGCTTTGCTGAATTATGCTGTTAATCCATCCTATCCTGACATGAAAACAAAGCAAAATCACAGGAATCTTGGCTTGCAAAGTCTGGCACCTTTTTCTTATTCCAATTAATGATGGATGAGCACGTAATGTTCTTAATAATCAGGCAGATTAGAAATGGAGACACTAAACGGAGGCTCTCTGCACCCACAGAAAACTTGTTGCCTGTTTGCATCATCACCAACTTTCTTTGATGGACGACATGGAAATTAAGTGATGTCTGATGGATTCTTTTGGGAAAGATGTGAAACTTGTCAGTGTTCTGACATCACTCCTACTGCACTAAGTCTTATGTTGAATGGGTCCGAGTAGCTTTAACATTATTGGAAGAATTAATGATGGTGAAAAGCTTCATAAAATTTCAGATATCGAGTGATAAGGGATCATTTGATCGATCAACTCAGCTCGTAGGCTCGTGAAGAATTATTCGTTTTGAGTGATAAGCGTACCTGCATGGTTTTATTTTTTcggaatatataatttttttacggAAGAGAATACTGATAAAattatttagtcccacattgattgAGGTGTACGAGAACTAAGAGTTTATAAGTCCGTCGGGTATATTGAACTTTACATATTGGATGTCTAGATAATGATTCacgagaatattttttttatattttaatatttttctcatCAACCGCGACAAAAGGCAGCCACGGCATTATGAGTATCTACTCATTTCATATTCCCAACATAAGTCGCTTACGACTCATCGCGCTGCTGCCATCCTCGTCGTATCTGTCAAAGAGGCGACGCATCCCTTCGCTCCAGTCGGACGCCCCACGAGCCCGCTGTCCATCCAGGAACGAGGAGATGTCACCAATTCCTCCTCtcccctttctcctcctcttcctcctcgtctcaGCCATTTCCGCTGCCAGTCATGAAGACGCCACGAGGCGGACCATGGAGGAGTTCTCCGGGTACCCGATTCATTCCCACCCTTCCGTCCTCTCTCTTTCCCCGTCGTCCCTCTCGGTGGATGCAGTGGGCTTGCAGAGGCAGGTGCGATTGCCCTACccttgaaaaaaaagaaagaaacataacGAAAAAGACGCCTTTTTTTTTGCCCTCTCTGTGTTCTTTTTAAGATGAATGATGTTTCATTTACTTTTCTTTGTTGAGTAAGGTAGGGTTTTTCTTAGTCTCTTTATGTTCTTGGTAGATGAGTGTTGTTTTACTTGTTTTCTCTTTGAAGGCTGGTAGATTTTCCCTGCGCAAAGTGAAAATGAAAATCCTCCTTTTTATTCTCTTTCTGTTCTTGCTAGATGAATGCTGTTTCATTTGCTTTCTTTTCCAAGGCTGGTAGGCATGGCCTGCGCTACGAGGAATAAGTAATTGAAAAATACTCTTTTTAGATGGTGCTTTTTCATTTGTTTCTCCTTTTGTCATTCTCTTTCTGGGATTTTGTGCTTGGGGTTTTAAATTTGCAATATTGGCATCTGGAAGTGTCTGAAGTGagtttgtgatgttcttggatgctGGGGAATTTGCAGATAGATGAATTGGCAGCCTTTTCGGATACACCTAAGCCATCGGTGACTCGCATTTTGTACAGTGAGAAGGATGTGCTTGCTAGAAGGTATCTCTCGAAAACTTGGCAGTTCTCTCTTGTTTCGGAATGGTTAGCATCTGAGTTTGAATTCATTGGTGTGTGGTCTTCCATTATTTGTTGTTTGTTTAACTACTACAATGACATGAGAGCTAGATATATTAAGAATTATGCCTCTTTCGTTCATGATGTCCTTTCCACTTCTAGTTATATACTGTTCAGCTCTTGTATCTGTTTTTTTCTGTTTGAACATTAAATCTCGAGTTCCATTCTACAACTTTCAGTTTTTTGCATGACATCTAAATGAAAGAAAAGCTCTCAAGACATGAAATGTTGAGATTCGTCACTAATGATTTTTtgcttttatatattttgaataataaaaactttctttctttctcttttctacaGATATCCATGCTCATATGGCTTTCAACTAGAACAGTTGCATTTTAGGGTAGTTTTATACAAACATGCATGAGAGAAcacattcttttcttcttttagttCTAGTTGTTTTTTACAAAGCCACTTTGAATTTTATGTGCAGCTACATAAAGAGCCTGATGAAAGAAGCTGCTTTATCTGTACGCGAGGATGCTGTGGGCAACATTTTTGGTAGATGGTGAGTTGAAAAAGCATTCGTTTCAGTCATTTATACTGAAGAATTCTTTTTCAGTATATATCAAATTACCAAGAAAATTCTTAGTCTTTGTACTGCCAAAGATTCACTTGAGACCAGGTTTGAGATGTGTTATCAAATCCTGTATCTTTTATTGTTAAGGCATACTGAACAAATAACCTTTTGTTCTATTGAGCTGTTGTTGTTAGGAGTTCTTTGAATTGGAAATGCAAGTTTGACATTCAGGCTTATTCTGCTACTTTAAATCAAAAACAATTTGCCTTCAAAAATtacatttttcatatatatatgatCTTTCCTATTGGGCAACTCTCTGGTTTAGTCCTTTATGATAACTTCATCCAATTTTGACAGGAATGGTTACGAGGCAGGACTTCCAGCTGTTGCTACTGGTTCTCACATTGATGCAATTCCATTTTCTGGAAAATATGATGGAGTGGTTGGTGTTTTGGGTTCACTGGAAGCAATAAACACACTGAAAAGGTTTTCAATGTTCCATTCTGTAATATGCTAGAATGTTTTTCTTTCCATTCTTAATGTTCTTAAGAATTGTTTTGCAGATCCAATTTCCAACCAAGGAGATCCCTGGAAGTTATTATGTTCACCTCCGAGGAACCTACACGTTTTGGAATTAGCTGCTTGGGAAGGTCTATACTTTAATATTCTGGGAGTCCAAAGACATTGCCTAGTCATAAAATTATTATGCTCTATGTACTATTCACACTCATTTGATATTGCTTATCTTTACTGGGCAATGTAGCTATTCTGGTTTGGCTTCTTCATGACTTGCATTCATAAGTCAAGCATGCAAAATTTTCGTTTAAGAGATAGTACTTTTCTTTTTATATTGCATTATAAAACTTGCAGCCGATTATTGGCTGGGAGTGAGGCAGCTACAGATGCACTTAAACAAGCAGTTGATGGTCAAAACATCTCTTTCTTTGATGCTGCAAAAAGTGCTGGCTATAATATATGTCAAGAAGACTTGCCAAATGTATCGTTGACAAAAGAGAGCTATTCTGCTTTTCTGGAATTGCACATAGAGCAAGGGCCGATTCTGGAAGAAGAAGGCAGGAGTTTTTGTTTTATTGAGTACATGTTTCTGACATGTTTAAGTCAATCCTTACAATCTATCTTGCTGACCTCAGGTGTTTCAATTGGCATTGTTACTGCAATTGCTGCTCCTGCAAGTATCAAGGTAGACTTTGAAGGAAATGGAGGTCATGCTGGAGCTGTCCTAATGCCAGCAAGGTTTGCATAGGCGACATATTTATGGAACTCTTACTGTCTAATCAATGAACATATATATTTGTGGTTAACTGTTATTTTCTATCCAGGCAGCAGATATACTTAAATTTGCATTAGGAATTAATATACATTGTATTCCATCTGAAATCATTGTTAAATTAATCTGTAATTAATAAATTGCTTATGAATCCGGTTCATCTTCTCTCCATTTGGTGATCACTATGAAACAGGAAAACGATTAGATATTCAAGTACTTTTACATCTCCAAAAACACCTAAAAATTAATCAAAGAATTTATGCTCTTGAGTGACTAACTTCAAGCTCTGGGATAAGTTTGACAGAAGTTTAGACTTCAGTAAATATTTCTTAAGTTATTAGTATGCACATTTGAGTTGTTTAAATATGCCAAGAATGATAATGTATTTTGGTTACTGGTAGCCACACTGGCCAGATTATTTCCTAGCTTAAACTGCTAGTCATAAGCCTCAGATGTACTGATGTCAGAAGAGTCGGTTAATTTGTTGGAATTCCTTCACTTTAGAACTTCATCTTCTGAAAGGCAGTAAAGATTACTTATCATATGGAATAATTTCTTAATTCCAATCTGTTAACAGAAATGATGCAGGATTGGCAGCAGCAGAGTTGGCTCTCGCTGTTGAGAAACATGTTCTAGCATCTGGATCCATCGATACTGTTGGTACTGTAGGTATACACCTTCAGCATGGATACATTTGTCATTCTTCCTTAGTATTATGCATTAATTGCAATGTCATCTTAAGAAGTTATTTTCAGAAATGTAATGTTCTTTAGAATAAGATGGCTTGTCATTGTAATGTTTTCTGTTTCTGCAAGGTATTCTGGAGCTGCACCCTGGAGCTATCAATAGCATTCCGAGCAGATCACATCTAGAGATTGGTATGTCACTCTTGTGACTCATTGCAGACATCTTTTGTTGACAATATTTACAAATATATCTTCTGACTCCCTGGTCTCAATCAAATCAATTTGATGATTTTGGATAATGTCAAACATTTTAGttgtttctttttcctttgtttttgtaAACATATGGAGGAAATATGTTATTTGCaaataaatgtaaactgaaatcagaATATCTGGAATTTTCTGCTTTTCAATCTGCTTTTGGACCACTAATTGAAAGAACTATGCTTTTGTGTTGGCATGCCACCTTGGTTATAGTTTACATGTTTCTTCAGATCATGTTGATGGCATTCCATGTCATCAACTAAGTTATGTTTCTGATATATGCTTACATGGTCATGCTTAAATCCAAAGCtaatcacaatttttttttcatattccaTCTTTAACATGCTAAGCTTTGCTGATATGCATTAAAAATCATGTCCCGACATTTTGTACAGACACACGAGACATTGATGAAAAGCGAAGGAATACTGTGATTGAGAAAATTCAACATTCTGCTTCTAAAATTGCTACGGATCGAGGAGTTAAACTATCACAGTTCACAGTAGTTAATCAGGATCCACCTGCGCTTTGTGATAAATCAATAATCGATGCAATGGAAGCTGCTTCACGACAACTGAACCTCAGTCATAAATTAATGATTAGTAGAGcctatcatgattctctcttcatGGCCAGGTAAATAAACTGAACCACTGTGAGTACTGAGTAGTCTCTATGTTCCCATGCTTTCCAGTACAAATACATGCTAAAAACTGTGCTATGGCATGAAATGCAGAATATCTCCCATGGGCATGATCTTCATTCCATGCTACAAAGGTATGCACTCCCTAACATCACTTTATGATGTCTCTTTTGTTCAGTATTGCAATAGGAAATGCTGATATTTGATATAAGTACTAAGTTGAAGGTGCAAACATTACACACATAAGAAATATACAGCATAAGGTATTATGTTTTCCTCGATAAGTACTTGTATCCTGccaatagcatttttctttttcagaaCATTATCGCAGAGTTCTGAACTTGACTTGGTTTACATTCTACTCAAGTTGGAATACTGCATCGTGCATCTAATCATCATCAATGGTTGCGGTTGCAGGTTACAGCCATAAGCCTGAAGAGTATGCATCAATGGAGGACATTGCAAACGGAGTGAAGGTATTAGCTCTTACCCTAGCAAAACTATCCCTAGACTGAACCTTCTACAGAACACCTTCACAGAAGACAACTTGTATAGTGCAGCATTGATGTAAAGACCGAATTTAACGAGTCTGTTGTGTATGCTGCCATGCTTACCGAACCATGTCATTATCCACTAAATTTGGAGAACACAGTTACATGCATCCAATTGGCATGTTAATGCTTGTTGGTTGCGTGCAAGAACTCTGAAAAAACTCGAGGGATATCTATGGATTTCTTCTGGAACAAATCTTATGAGATGCTAGAATTATTTGAGGCCATGCCTTCTCCTTTTCCTTCCATCAGCCGCttgcaatttttttttgttttttgtggtGAGAAAATTTACGCAACTTTGCCCAACCATAGAAAATTTAAGCAACTTCCTTCCATCTGGGGAATTATGCATCTACTTGCAGGAGAAGCTGAAAAAACGAGGGGGATTATGCACAATCAATCTGCAAATATTTAGATAGGTGAAAGAATATAAATGTTTTCCAGTCGGTCGATTCAACATAATTAATTGTTAAAACTTTCCACACgatcaggttggaaattatggaatgaatacaaataaataaattcaACAAGACATGGGAGAGCTGCATATATTAGTAAGACTCCTGAATTAACTAGCTGTAGGGTCTTGTGTCGCAAACGTCACTCCATGATAGAGTCGCAGAGCGCTCTGTCGCCATTTTACATCCACCACCACTGACCGTCTCGCCGATAGAGATGGAGAGATTGAGGAGGGCAATGATAGTATTTTCTCAGGTGGTGGTTGACAAGGAGGAGCATGGTGTTGACATcgatgtgggggggggggggggggggcacgtATCTCTGGGTCTATCTGTCCATGATGACGTATCTCTGGGTCTATCTGTCCATGATGACTTTGGTAACGGATTTCGATTTTACGGTGACAGAACACAAACATAGATGCAGAGTAACAAAAGAATCGCTCAACAACTGTATCGACACTAACGATACCGTCGGTTGCCATGATCAACTTgtatgttaaaattattattttttcatttcTTTTCGTGTATTCATCAATAAAACTGACGAATAAATAAATCTGAATATTTTACTTTTTCAACTAGCTCCTGTTTTCCACTGCACAACAGGATTTGTTTGGTCTCAACAGGAAGAACAGGAGCTTCTTCTGTATCATTGCTTTGTAAAAGAATATTCTTTATCTGGAGCTGCTGCTAAATCTACGTGAATGGATCATGCAGTGGAATTTATGCTAAGATGCAACAAATCTAAATAGCTTGATGGAAGCAAAACCGTTGACACGGCCAGAACAACTACTATTACTAATACCGTAGAGTCATTACAAAGTGTTTCAAGCAAAACATCTACTGCTTCCTTGACATGCTAATTGTAGAGCTGATGGATCAAGTGGAAAATCTGATGGGTATTAGCAACATCAGGTCAACGTCCACCATTTCGAGCGCACCATTTCGATGAGGAATGGCAGTCATAAGTCGAACACTTAATAAGAAGTTGCAACATAAGAAGTTGATTGATGCCAGAATAGCTACATACTAGTTTGCTTCCTCTTCCGAGCCCTTCAGGTACAGAGGCTCCGTGCCATCTCCGTTTTGCCTCCCTGAGTTGTTCCCACGTCCTTCAGTCGTTAATGCAATCCCAGTTTCTTGCTTCGCTGAACTGCTGCGGCCGAAGTCGGAGAACACTCCAGCTGCTGGTGGCCCGTTACCTCCTACACTGGCCTCGCCGTGAAGCATGTTGAACCCGCTGTTCCCTCCAGGGCTCACTCCAAGCTGGGTATGCAGTGctgcctgctgctgctgctgtaagGCGGATATCGGCGATTGCGCATACAGCATTGATGATCGTGCAGCCATAAGTGACTGAGGTGTCATCTGCTGGGCTTGCTGGTATTGAACATGGCGAGGGGCTGATTGCATGACAGTACTTGGGGGAAACTGTTGGCATTAAAGATAAATGATGAGATTCGTAATCCAAACTGATCTGGCTTAAAGGCTAAAATGAAACTGTTTTAGTGAATTCTGATTACAAGTTTCCTAGGATGGTTTTTCCTCATCCGAGAAACCAGCTATATGTCAAAGAACGAAAAACAAGAGGGTAATAACTTCTAAAGATTACCTTCATTAAGGGTAGGTAAGCTAGTATAACATGAGCTACAAATTACAATATCATCCAAGATTAATCTGATTTTGCTTGTTTTTTCAGTCTGAGCCAGAAATCAGCAGGAATAGTAGAAACAATAACCCAATTATCTGACTTTGACAAATTCTAGCAGATTTGATGGCTTTAAAATAAGGGAAAAAATGTGcagcagaaagaaaaagaagagagggaagacaaAAGAACACACAACTACGAATAGAGTAGGACATGCTATTACTATTGCAGTTGCTATATGATGCAACCCTTGTATTTGTTATTTACCAATATTGTTGGATACTCATCTAAACCAGATTGACTGCAGTCTCCAGCAATGATAGACTACAAGAAGCAAGCTTCCCAAGTTGGGAGTTCAGCAAGGTGGTTCTTTGGGAGTCGACTACTGTTTCATACAGGAAGGGGTTAGGTTAGAGACCTTTCAGTTCATTGGTATATAATGGGCACTCTTTGGTTCTGAG of the Musa acuminata AAA Group cultivar baxijiao chromosome BXJ2-10, Cavendish_Baxijiao_AAA, whole genome shotgun sequence genome contains:
- the LOC104000367 gene encoding ureidoglycolate hydrolase, which codes for MSPIPPLPFLLLFLLVSAISAASHEDATRRTMEEFSGYPIHSHPSVLSLSPSSLSVDAVGLQRQIDELAAFSDTPKPSVTRILYSEKDVLARSYIKSLMKEAALSVREDAVGNIFGRWNGYEAGLPAVATGSHIDAIPFSGKYDGVVGVLGSLEAINTLKRSNFQPRRSLEVIMFTSEEPTRFGISCLGSRLLAGSEAATDALKQAVDGQNISFFDAAKSAGYNICQEDLPNVSLTKESYSAFLELHIEQGPILEEEGVSIGIVTAIAAPASIKVDFEGNGGHAGAVLMPARNDAGLAAAELALAVEKHVLASGSIDTVGTVGILELHPGAINSIPSRSHLEIDTRDIDEKRRNTVIEKIQHSASKIATDRGVKLSQFTVVNQDPPALCDKSIIDAMEAASRQLNLSHKLMISRAYHDSLFMARISPMGMIFIPCYKGYSHKPEEYASMEDIANGVKVLALTLAKLSLD
- the LOC104000366 gene encoding GRF-interacting factor 1 isoform X2; this encodes MILYEYLDENKQLILAILDNQNAGKADECAENQAKLQRNLMYLAAIADSQQQVPTIAQFPPSTVMQSAPRHVQYQQAQQMTPQSLMAARSSMLYAQSPISALQQQQQAALHTQLGVSPGGNSGFNMLHGEASVGGNGPPAAGVFSDFGRSSSAKQETGIALTTEGRGNNSGRQNGDGTEPLYLKGSEEEAN
- the LOC104000366 gene encoding GRF-interacting factor 1 isoform X1, translating into MQQHLMQMQPMMAAYASPNQVTTDIIQQYLDENKQLILAILDNQNAGKADECAENQAKLQRNLMYLAAIADSQQQVPTIAQFPPSTVMQSAPRHVQYQQAQQMTPQSLMAARSSMLYAQSPISALQQQQQAALHTQLGVSPGGNSGFNMLHGEASVGGNGPPAAGVFSDFGRSSSAKQETGIALTTEGRGNNSGRQNGDGTEPLYLKGSEEEAN